The following proteins come from a genomic window of Clupea harengus chromosome 22, Ch_v2.0.2, whole genome shotgun sequence:
- the LOC105899210 gene encoding neuromedin-U receptor 1: MEQFNCSSSDFLHQNSASAWCLNADERNCRDWNISAEDLPDLCLSRNEYLEKYMGPRRSPLFLPVCVAYLIIFMVGTLGNVLTCTVIARYRIMQTPTNYYLFSLAVSDLLVLLLGMPLEIYEMWKNYPFLLGLGGCYLKTFLFETVCFASVLNVTALSAERYVAVVHPLHVKHIATRTHAKRVILALWVLSMICAMPNTSLHGMMYLSPKFGQQFPESAICGVVKPTWIYNLLVQVTALVFFLLPMMTMGVLYLLIGLQLYREKALIQQVIEVNIETSLGKDSHQSTRKNGRHRQVIKMLCVLVLVFAICWAPFHIDRVVWSYIDNWTEERHMIFQWVHILSGVFFYLSSAVNPILYNLMSTRFREMFKEVMCQPMCRRQASTQVTSRSTVCEKGVCLGPSVKQRSSTSSLPVL, from the exons ATGGAGCAGTTCAACTGTTCCTCATCAGACTTCCTCCACCAAAACTCTGCCTCAGCCTGGTGCCTGAATGCAGATGAGAGGAACTGTAGAGACTGGAACATCAGCGCCGAAGACCTGCCGGACCTTTGTCTAAGCCGCAACGAGTACCTCGAGAAGTACATGGGTCCCCGTCGCTCTCCACtcttcctgcctgtgtgtgtcgcTTACCTGATCATCTTTATGGTGGGCACCCTGGGGAATGTGCTCACCTGCACTGTCATCGCCCGCTACAGGATCATGCAGACACCGACCAATTACTACCTCTTCAGCCTGGCAGTGTCTgacctgctggtgctgctgctgggcatGCCCTTGGAGATCTACGAGATGTGGAAGAACTACCCTTTCCTCCTGGGCCTGGGAGGCTGTTATCTCAAGACGTTCCTCTTTGAGACAGTGTGCTTCGCTTCTGTGCTCAACGTGACCGCCCTCAGCGCTGAGAGATATGTGGCAGTGGTGCATCCCCTGCACGTCAAGCACATTGCCACCAGGACCCACGCGAAGCGGGTCATTTTAGCACTGTGGGTACTTTCCATGATCTGCGCCATGCCCAACACAAGTCTCCATGGTATGATGTACCTCTCCCCCAAGTTCGGTCAGCAGTTCCCTGAGTCAGCCATCTGTGGGGTGGTCAAGCCCACCTGGATCTACAACCTGTTGGTCCAGGTGACTGCACTTGTGTTTTTCCTGCTGCCCATGATGACTATGGGTGTGCTGTACCTGCTGATTGGTCTGCAGCTTTACAGGGAGAAGGCGCTCATACAGCAGGTGATAGAGGTGAACATTGAGACAAGCCTGGGCAAGGACAGTCACCAGAGCACTCGGAAAAACGGACGTCATCGACAAGTCATCAAAATGCTCT gtgtgctggtgctggtgtttgcCATATGTTGGGCCCCGTTTCACATCGACCGTGTAGTGTGGAGTTACATAGACAActggacagaggagagacacatgATTTTCCAATGGGTCCACATCCTCTCCGGAGTCTTCTTCTACCTGAGCTCAGCAGTGAACCCCATCCTCTACAACCTCATGTCCACCCGTTTCAGGGAGATGTTCAAGGAAGTGATGTGTCAGCCCATGTGCCGCCGGCAGGCCAGCACTCAGGTCACCTCCAGGAGTACAGTCTGTGAGAAAGGTGTCTGCCTTGGCCCGTCAGTTAAACAGAGATCATCCACCTCATCATTACCCGTCCTATAA